ACAATCAAAgaaacacacacgcacacacacatgCGTGCACTGCATCTCTCTGAGCAACGAACTCGattgatttgattttgattCGCTAGGGATTAAAGAGAAGCTGAGATAGAGATTTCGACGATCATGCGACGCTGAAGGAGCTGGCTGCGCTCTCGACGAACTTCCTGGCGCCCTTGAACCACCTCTTGTCGCCGGCCTGCGCCTTGCAGATGTACAGCTTGCCGTCGTTGACGGTGGCCGTGATCAGCTGGTGCTTgccgccctcgtcgccgtccgccgtcctCGTCAGCACCGTTACGCTGTAGTACTGCTTCCCTCCCACCACCGGCGCCGAGCTCTCCAGGAtgttcgccgtcgccaccgcgtcCGACTCAAACCCACCCTATATCGCATATCCACACATCACAACACATTCTCGCAAAAACATCATATTTAAAGGGAAATACTACAAGACGATATCCCGTTCGAACAAGATGTCTGATACCTTGTTCGGACGGGATGATACCGTATCAGCCGATAACTACGAGATATCATCCTGTCTGAACATGATAGCGTACTATAGCATTCTCATGTATGTAAAGTTTCgaaaagtttgaccaaatccTGTCTCGAACATCAAATACGTTACCTCGGAATCTGTCTTGCCGGAGTAGGCCTGCTTGCCAAGCAAGAAGTCGACCTGAACAAGAAAGCAATCGTTAATTCAGAACTATTTCTACTTTATCTTATAGAGAGACCGTGTCAATGTCTAAAAcgataaaatatttttttttatttacctgGGCGAGGAACTCCTCGGGGGAGCCGAACTCGGTGATGGTCTTCTTGGTGGTGGGGTTGATTATGACGGAGACGTTGCTGTTGGCGTCGAAGTTGTCCTCGTAGCGGAGGACCTGTCCGGGGAACTCGCGCTCCTTGCTGGGGTTCCACTTGGACGGGATCAGCAGCTTGAACCCCTCGCCGCTGTAGGCGATGAACTCCGTGTTCGTCTTGGGCTTCCCGAACACGTTCGCCGCCTCGCCgtaggccgcggcggcgggcgccaccttcacccccaccgccgccgtcgctccggccAGCAGCGCGAGCGCCGCGCGGCGGGAGACGTCGGCGTCGTCCTGCTTCTGGGCGCGGCAGACGAGGAGGTGGGTCCGTGTCGCCGGGGACGGGGaggcgacgcgcgcggcgacgcgggCCGTGGACTGGTGGAGGAAGCAGGAGGTGGACGCCATTGCCGGCCGGTGGGCTGGTGCCTCGCCGCTGATTGCCTGCCTGAGAGTGGAGCGGGGTGTAGTGTGGTGGAGGGAGAGGGTGATGGGGCGAGGTGGCGACGGGATAACGAAGAGGAGAGCGCAGtgggggcgcggcggtggcgaggacttGTGGTGTTTGGCGCGGCGAGTGGATGGTGTTCGGATCGCGGGATAAGGCTTCGCGCCGCGCCATTGGCCCACGTCGGATCGAGCCGTGTTTCGTCGCGCGCTCTCTGGTCACGTCACTCTGCTTGCCTCCCCCTCTCGTACTCTGCCCTCTTGGCACTCTGCTGTTACTATCTgcgatcatttttttttcactgaaaCTTTTTAGGGTGAATGCCACTAACTTTCTCcgtaattaaaattcagaagaTCTGCTGCCCTTATGTAAAACCAGACCTTTCCAGCTCCTATGTATAAGATGAAGATACATGACTGAAAACAAATAATTATAGCGAAGTAAACATAGCTCGCCGACTAAGTTTTTCGAACTTGCTTGTATGGGTGAGTGCGAGCACT
The window above is part of the Oryza sativa Japonica Group chromosome 7, ASM3414082v1 genome. Proteins encoded here:
- the LOC4342370 gene encoding oxygen-evolving enhancer protein 2, chloroplastic — protein: MASTSCFLHQSTARVAARVASPSPATRTHLLVCRAQKQDDADVSRRAALALLAGATAAVGVKVAPAAAAYGEAANVFGKPKTNTEFIAYSGEGFKLLIPSKWNPSKEREFPGQVLRYEDNFDANSNVSVIINPTTKKTITEFGSPEEFLAQVDFLLGKQAYSGKTDSEGGFESDAVATANILESSAPVVGGKQYYSVTVLTRTADGDEGGKHQLITATVNDGKLYICKAQAGDKRWFKGARKFVESAASSFSVA